Genomic DNA from Alkalihalobacterium alkalinitrilicum:
TTGCTGTACAAGTGTGTCTTCTTCTAATATGTTCAAAAGGTGTCTAACTTTTTCAACATCTCGAAATTCTGGTTGTGTTAATAAATTGGTTTTCCCACCATAAAAAACCTTATCATTTCGGTCTGGTTGCAATGTGGATTGAAACATTTTTAAAACTTCTGAGTAGTTATTGAGATGTTCTTTAAAAATGTTTGCTACTTCACTATTTAGTTTGTCCCGTAATTGATAGAGTGGTACTCCTTTTAGACGGTCATTTAAGATATTGACGACTTTCTCCATTTCTGAAGGGTCCATTCCTTCTGGAATAGTAATCGAAAAGTTCTCAACATGGCCTGTATCCGTCACGAGTATAAAAACAGCTTTCCGTTCTGAAAGTGGAATAATTTGTACATGCTTTAAACAAGCTTCAAACATTTCAGGACCTAGGACAATCGAAATATAGCTCGTAACTTGTGACAATATTTTCGCTGACTGTTGGATTACTTGCTCAGCTTCTTCTTTCTTACTTGAAAATAAGGTCTCCACCTTTTCAATTTCAGCACCTGTTAGTCGTTGAGGCATTAACAAGTGATCAACATAATAGCGATACCCCTTATGTGACGGTATTCGTCCAGCAGAACTATGTGGCTTTTCGATATAGCCTTGTTCCTCTAAATCAGCCATTTCGTTACGAATGGTCGCTGCACTATACTCAACGTCATTACGTTTTGAAATGCTGCGCGAACCAACAGGCTCTGCAGAACGAATATAATCATCAACGATAGCCTGCAAAATTAACAATTGTCGTTCTGTCAACATCCCAAATCACCTCTGTTAGCACTCTATTCGTTCGAGTGCTAAATCTAAAATAAAATTATCAAATAGGACTTTTTTTGTCAACTAATTAGTCACCAACGACTAAAAATTGTTCAAACACTTCATTTGCCAAAAAGACACCTTTTTTGGTTAACTTTATTCTGTCACGGTCAATCTCTAGTAACTGATTTTCCACTAACCGCTGAATTTGCTCACGATAAATTTCCATTACTTCAACCCCGAAGCGTTTTTTAAATTTTTGTTGAGACACGCCTTCGAGTTTCCGTAACCCCATAAACATTTCTTCCTCTCTCTTTTCATTTTCACTAAGAGAATGACTCTCTACCCTTGCTTGGTTGGTTGCATCGATCGATTGTATATATTTTTGAACAGGGCCAATATTGGCATATCGAACCCCTTCGATATATCCGTGGGCTCCCGCACCCACCCCAAAATATTCCTCATTATTCCAGTAAATGAGATTATGCTTACTTTCATAACCTCGTTTTGCAAAATTACTAATTTCATACTGGTGATAGCCATGCTGATTCATTTGATCGATGAGTAATTCATACATGATTGCTTCTTCATCTTCAGATGGAAGGGGCAACTTCCCTTTTCGAAGGAGGTTATAGAAAACCGTCTTTTCTTCAACTTTTAAAGAATAAGCGGAAAAATGTTCTATTTCTAAAGCGAACGCTTTTTGCAGTGTATCTTTATACGATGTCAACGATTGCGTTGGAAGGCCAAACATTAAGTCGACGGTCAAATTATTAAAACCTTTTTGTCTAGCAAGGTCGATTGTCTTATAAATATCTTCAGGTTGATGTGTTCGACCAATCTTTTCTAACAAGGATGGATCAAACGTCTGGAGGCCAATACTCAGCCGATTAACACCGTAATGATGGAGAACAGTCAGTTGTTCTTCTGTAAGACCTCCAGGATTAACTTCAACTGTCCATTCTTTTAATGAATCGGATAAAGAGAAGTGTTGGTGCAAACTAATTAACACCTTTTCTAACTGTTGAGGTGATAATGCAGTAGGTGTCCCTCCACCAATGTAAATCGTTTCAATCGGTTCTTTTAAAAACTGATTAGCCGCCTCCTTCATTTCACTATCGAGTGCGGATACATATTCATCCACAGGTTGTCCATGCAAAAACACTTTATTAAAGTCACAGTAATGACAAATGTGTTCACAAAAAGGAATATGAACGTAAATCGCCGTCGGCATTATGTACCTACTTTCTATCGAAAAAAATTTATTGTTTATAAGGCAGTTTATTAGCCAGTTTTGAATGATATTGTCCGCAATCCCTAGTTAATTGGCCAAGTTGTGAACTGACTAAATTTAGCTCTTGTTTCTCAAATTTGTAAAAAACCGCAGGGGATTTATGCCTGCGGTAATGTCTAGTCATTATAATTATACAAAAGATGAATTTCTATTTCGATGGATTTGAGTCATCCATTCGTAATACCGCCATAAATGCTTCTTGTGGCACTTCAACACTTCCAACGCTCTTCATCCGTTTTTTACCTTCTTTTTGCTTTTCAAGAAGTTTACGCTTACGAGAAATGTCCCCACCATAACATTTAGCTAATACGTTTTTACGCATCGCTTTAATTGTTGAACGAGCAATAATTTTTTGTCCTAAACTTGCTTGAACAGGAACCTCGAAATGTTGTCGAGGAATAAGTACCTTCAATTTTTCCACGATGATTTTTCCACGGTCATATGCCGAATCGCGGTGAACAATGATAGACAACGCATCTACTTTTTCCGCATTTAATAAAATATCCATTTTCACAAGTTTCGATTCTTTAAAACCAATTAACTCATAATCAAATGAAGCATATCCTTTTGTATTAGACTTTAACTGATCAAAGAAATCATAAACAATTTCTGATAACGGAATTTCATATACGATCGACACTCGATTTTCATCTAAATATTGCATATCAATAAATATTCCCCGCTTACCTTGACAAAGCTCCATAACAGCTCCAACATAATCGTTCGGAACCATTACTTTTGCTTTTACATACGGTTCTTCAATTCGCTCAATCTTTTGTGGATCTGGCATTTTCGATGGATTATCAATTTCTAATACTTCTCCATCCGTTTGGTAAACGTGATACACAACACTAGGTGCTGTCGTTATAAGGTCTATATTAAATTCTCTTTCAATACGCTCTTGAATGATTTCCATGTGTAGAAGCCCTAAGAAACCACAACGGAAACCAAAACCTAATGCTTGCGATGTTTCTGGTTCAAACTGCAGTGAAGCATCGTTTAGTTGAAGTCGCTCTAGCGCTTCACGTAAATCATTATAATCGGCCGTATCAATTGGATAAATACCACAGAAAACCATCGGATTCATTTTACGATAACCAGGAAGTGGAGCATCCGCTGGTGTTTCTGCTAATGTGATCGTATCACCGACTCGACAGTCACTTACATTTTTAACCGATGCTGTTAAGAAACCTACATCACCTACTGTCAGTTCATCCCGACGGGTCGGCTTTGGCGTATACACACCCACTTCATTAACTTCAAACTCTTTACCTGTTGCCATCATTTTAATTTTTTGCCCAGCTTTAACTGTTCCATCAATAATTCGAATATACGCAATTACCCCGCGGTACGAATCGTATAAGGAGTCAAAAATTAGCGCTTTTAATGGGGCCTCAGGGTCACCCGTTGGTGCAGGTACTTTCTCTACAACTTGTTCTAAAATTTCTTCAATACCGATACCATTTTTCGCAGATGCCAGAACTGCTTCCGATGCATCTAAACCAATGACATCTTCAACTTCTTTTTTCACCCGCTCAGGTTCAGCACTTGGTAGATCGATCTTATTAATTATAGGCAAGATTTCTAAATCATTGTCTAAAGCTAAATAAACGTTTGCAAGTGTTTGGGCTTCAATACCTTGAGCTGCATCGACAATAAGTAGAGCTCCTTCACAAGCCGCAAGACTTCGTGAAACTTCGTACGTAAAATCTACGTGTCCTGGTGTATCAATAAGATGGAAAATATATTCTTCTCCATCACTTGCTTTATAAGTAAGCTGTACGGCGTTTAATTTTATCGTAATACCACGTTCTCGTTCTAAGTCCATTGAATCGAGAATTTGTTCTTTCATTTCTCGTTGCGTCAACGCACTCGTTTTTTCTAGTATTCGGTCCGCTAACGTTGATTTTCCATGATCAATATGAGCAATGATCGAAAAGTTCCTGATTTTCGATCTACGCACTAAACGTTGTTCTTTATTCATAGTCATTATCACTCCTATATGCACTAAGTTTGATTATACCAATGTGTTGCCCTTCCTTCAATAACCGTAGTGAACTGAAGCAAAAAAAAACTAACGAACCTCTGACGTATTGACAGAAATTCGTTAGTGTAAACACTCGATTTACTTATTCAACCATCCATGAATTAGCCCTGTTATCGCTGAGACGGTATGAGAGACGATCATTTCTAAAATGTCTCCTATGCTTGAGCCAAGCTCCGAATAAAAGTTAAATGCCCCGACATCCGTTGCTCGTTGTTGTTTTTCTAGTAATTCTTTCGTTGTTACTTCTGGCTTGTCTTTCGCTTGTTCTTTATTAGTCAATTCGATCGGTAATTGTTCCACTGGTTCTGCTTCTACTTTTCCAGGTGAGGGGGAAGGAGTTACTTCTACTGTCGTCTCTACTACATCATTTTTTCCAAATAAGCTTAATGTTCCTTCATTTGCATGGTGGATTCCAAAAACAATTCCAAATAACAAAACCGTTAGTATGAAAAATGTCTTTAGCAGAAATTTCGTCATCCCTCTTCCTCCTCTTAATGAAAAATCATCCTGACTGCTTTAAAACTAATCTGATGAAACCTTTGCTTGTTCCCAGTAGAAATCGCTAAATACTTCTGCAAAAGCGTCAGCTGAACGGAAGGCTTCCTCTACAGAATTCTCGACTCCACCAAACTCAATTAAGATCGAGTTATTAGATAAGTCTTGATTGTAAACGCCATTTCTTCCGATCCCACCCATTTCAACAACCCCTCGACTTAAGCCAGGGTATTTTTGCTCTAATCGATGGTGTAAGTCTTTCGCTAACTTTAAATTATGATCTTTATTTCGATTATCTCTTCCGATAACAAAATAAATTCGAGCATAATGCTCACCATTAATTGTCACGGTCGTCTTATCCCTTAGCAAAGAGTCACGATGTAAATCAAAGAAGAATTCAAGCTGGTCGTTTTCTGCTATCGCTTCTTTTACAAATTCTCGCGAAGCGTCGTAGGATCTTGGATAACTCCAATCTCTTTGAGTTAAAATACTTTGAATATCTGTTTTATCAACATCTGTTCCAATACCATGATTTTGTAGAGATTGACCTAACCTTTCTCCTACAAGTGAGATATTAACTTCAGAATGCCAAGCTTCGTTAGGATTCGTAACACCTTTTAACTCTGGTAAGAATGATTCACGGGTGTGTGAATGAATAATGTGAACTACTTTTCGATCACCTGTCGTCATTTCAGGTTGCGATTGTTGATCAGTTGGCTTGTCCAAACCTTCAAATGCTGTTGTCGATGCTTCTCTTTCCGCCATCAACACTTCCATTGGGGGTGCCGATTCGATCGGCATATTCGTATAGTCAGACCCTTCCCCAGCTACGATGATATTAGCATCAAACAAGGCAAATCCAGGTAACTCTCGTCCTAATAAACTTCTGGGGTCATCTGGATTAATACTCGTTAACACTTCAAATGCGAGACTAGACAGATCTGGTGGCTCACTGTCTTCTGGTAAAGCTTGCTGAAAATATTTATTTTGCATTCCCATTAAATACACAAGGTTTTCCCCGTTCATTTGGGTTGTCCAATTATGAACCGTTGAAGAGGCCATGCCATAACCTGGATCAATCGACGTTAGCATCCCCGTGAAAATAAACACAGCCATAATTCCAACGATAATAAAAACGGCAACTTTTCTAAGACTTGTCCGATTTATTGAAATGGTTAAACCATGGAACTGTTTCTTTCTCATACTCCCACCCTTTCGATTGCTCTTAACACAACCTATGTATAAGCTCTCTTGAATAGAACCAAAAAAACGAGGTTGACTTCTTAAGTACCCGCAATCCTCACCTTTGTGCTGGACTGTGACACCTTTAAGTCATCCTCGTTATGTTTTTTGTTTTTTGATCTTGGTAGTAAGGCCTGTGTAAATATGATCGACCTAACATATTCCTATTCAATCGGGCTTATACGCTATAAATATTTGGTTTTCCGATTTGAATATATCTGACTACCTAATCCTTAATGCGTATACGATCCGACATTTTCTTGGTCAACTTCACCGTGAAGGGCTGCATTTAACCCCATTGCTAGTACATTGGCCATATCATCAATGAAAACATCAATCTCCTTAGGGGTAACCATTAAATTATGGCCTAAAGGAGCTAATACTTCACGGATCAATTGTCTTTTTTCTTCATCTTCTAAGTTTCCAATCATCCCTAATATCGTTTGTCGCTTCGACTCATCGGGTAAGTCTTCATCCGTTAATTGTCTTTGCTCACCAAACATCATCCCAGCTGGAGTAAGAGCTCGAGACGGCTTCCCCCCTTCTTTCATCTCTCTCCCAAAATGTTTTAATACAAAATCAATCGTATCACTTGTAATCGATACCGCATCGACGACCGTTGGAATCCCAACAGCAATAACAGGGATACCTAGCGTTTCTTTGCTTAGCTCTTTTCGTTTATTACCAACACCACTTCCAGGATGAATTCCTGTATCCGATACTTGGATTGTCGTATTTACTCTCTCAATCGAGCGAGAAGCTAACGCATCAATTGCTATGACAAAATCAGGTTTTGTTTTTTCAATGACCCCGTGAATAATGTCGCTCGTTTCTATTCCCGTGATTCCCATGACGCCAGGAGCAATCGCACTAACAGACCGAAATCCGTCATCCACTTGTTCAGGTGCTAACGCAAATAAATGTTTAGTGATGAGAAGGTTTTCGACGGCGATTGGTCCTAATGCATCAGGTGTTACATTCCAGTTCCCTAAACCTACAACAAGACAACTCGCCTCTTTCGTAATCCCAAGTTCGCTTAAAAATAAATTAAACTCACGTGCAAATACTGATTCGACCTTTTCTTGAAGAGCTGTATCTTTTTTTCGAATACCTTGCGTCTCAAATGTCAAATACCGACCAGCCTTTTTCCCTAACCGTTCAGCCCCTTGATCTGTTATTTCTACTCTCGTTATTTTTACACCGTCTTGTTCGCGCTCTTTTACAATTACACCTTCAATCGTTCTTCTTTCTTTAGCGGGTGCCTTTTTTTGTTCTTCTTCTTGAACAATTTCATGGGCCTCGACTGCCAAATCTGTACGGACATTGTATAAGCTTAAGTCTAAATCTTTTTCTGTCACAGAGAGGACCTCCTTTTTATACTTAATTAAAAAAGTCTAGGAATATAGCTGGTTCACCTCTTCAGTAAATTGCTCCTATATGCCTTGGAAATCCAGCCTAGGATAAGGAACTTAAAAAACATCAAGGCTCATCTACTTTAAGCCTGCAAGTGCTATCTACAACGTTGTGCCTATTCTCCTGGTTTTTTTGTCCTCCTTCTTGAACGTTATGCTAACCTTTTGAAAATAGGTTTCCCGCCAAGAAGCTTTTCATTCTTCTATTGCAATTATTCATGGTTTTTGATAGAATGCTGTTTGTTGTACTTATTCACTGTTGTGAAGGTTACTTCAGGGAGGTGAAAGGAATGCCTAACATTAAATCTGCGATTAAACGTGTAAAAACAAACGACAAGCGCCGTGTGCAAAACGCTTCTCAAAAGTCTGCTCTTCGTACAGCTATCAAGAACTTCGAAGCTAAAGTTGCAGCTAACGAAGCAGAAGCAGCGACAGAAGCGTTTGTTGCAGCTGCTAAAAAGCTTGACAAAGCAGCAAGCAAAGGCCTTATTCATAAAAATGCAGCATCTCGTCAAAAGTCTCGTTTACAAAAGCAATTAAACGAAGTATCTGCATAATCGAATGATTGGCTAAAAGATTTAAAAAAGTTAACTTTTTTAAGGTAAAAAACGGAGTAACTCTTTTGGAGTTTCTCCGTTTTTTATTTAGAGAGGAGTCGATTAATTGTTATTTTTATAAAATAAACAAATATCGACTCTGTTGTTCTTCTTTAACTCACAATGCATACCCCTTTTCCCTACTAACCATCTACAAGATCGTTATCGGTGGAACTCCATCAATAATAATTCAATCGCTAAATGTTTATCGACTTGGCCACTTTTGATGTGAAAATCTGTTTCTGCAAGCCTTTCTAATAAACGAAAGAGTGTCGCTTCTTGAAAAGCCTTCGCTTGCTGTCCAGCTAACTTGGCAACATACGGATGAATTTTAATTTGTCCTGCAATTTGCTGCTGTGAATATCCTCTTTTCATCAACTCTTTCACTTGATAAATAATCCGGACTTGGCGCGCTAATAAAGCAACAAGCTTGATCGGATCTTCTTTTTGTCTCATTAAATCAAAATATATTTCTAACGCTTTCTCGATCCGTTTATGAATGAGATGATCAATTAACATAAAAACGTCTTGTTCTACCGTTTTAGCTACAAGTTGATCAACAATTTCTTCATCGACCGTTCCGTGTTCCCCTACATATAACGAGAGCTTTTCGATCTCATTGACGAGCATTAATAAATTACCAC
This window encodes:
- the hrcA gene encoding heat-inducible transcriptional repressor HrcA — translated: MLTERQLLILQAIVDDYIRSAEPVGSRSISKRNDVEYSAATIRNEMADLEEQGYIEKPHSSAGRIPSHKGYRYYVDHLLMPQRLTGAEIEKVETLFSSKKEEAEQVIQQSAKILSQVTSYISIVLGPEMFEACLKHVQIIPLSERKAVFILVTDTGHVENFSITIPEGMDPSEMEKVVNILNDRLKGVPLYQLRDKLNSEVANIFKEHLNNYSEVLKMFQSTLQPDRNDKVFYGGKTNLLTQPEFRDVEKVRHLLNILEEDTLVQQIFRSEASGVQVKIGHETNIDALENCSIITATYSIGGKHVGTVGILGPTRMEYRRVIGLVDYISKDLTKLLTHLYQRG
- the hemW gene encoding radical SAM family heme chaperone HemW, with amino-acid sequence MPTAIYVHIPFCEHICHYCDFNKVFLHGQPVDEYVSALDSEMKEAANQFLKEPIETIYIGGGTPTALSPQQLEKVLISLHQHFSLSDSLKEWTVEVNPGGLTEEQLTVLHHYGVNRLSIGLQTFDPSLLEKIGRTHQPEDIYKTIDLARQKGFNNLTVDLMFGLPTQSLTSYKDTLQKAFALEIEHFSAYSLKVEEKTVFYNLLRKGKLPLPSEDEEAIMYELLIDQMNQHGYHQYEISNFAKRGYESKHNLIYWNNEEYFGVGAGAHGYIEGVRYANIGPVQKYIQSIDATNQARVESHSLSENEKREEEMFMGLRKLEGVSQQKFKKRFGVEVMEIYREQIQRLVENQLLEIDRDRIKLTKKGVFLANEVFEQFLVVGD
- the lepA gene encoding translation elongation factor 4, translating into MNKEQRLVRRSKIRNFSIIAHIDHGKSTLADRILEKTSALTQREMKEQILDSMDLERERGITIKLNAVQLTYKASDGEEYIFHLIDTPGHVDFTYEVSRSLAACEGALLIVDAAQGIEAQTLANVYLALDNDLEILPIINKIDLPSAEPERVKKEVEDVIGLDASEAVLASAKNGIGIEEILEQVVEKVPAPTGDPEAPLKALIFDSLYDSYRGVIAYIRIIDGTVKAGQKIKMMATGKEFEVNEVGVYTPKPTRRDELTVGDVGFLTASVKNVSDCRVGDTITLAETPADAPLPGYRKMNPMVFCGIYPIDTADYNDLREALERLQLNDASLQFEPETSQALGFGFRCGFLGLLHMEIIQERIEREFNIDLITTAPSVVYHVYQTDGEVLEIDNPSKMPDPQKIERIEEPYVKAKVMVPNDYVGAVMELCQGKRGIFIDMQYLDENRVSIVYEIPLSEIVYDFFDQLKSNTKGYASFDYELIGFKESKLVKMDILLNAEKVDALSIIVHRDSAYDRGKIIVEKLKVLIPRQHFEVPVQASLGQKIIARSTIKAMRKNVLAKCYGGDISRKRKLLEKQKEGKKRMKSVGSVEVPQEAFMAVLRMDDSNPSK
- a CDS encoding DUF3679 domain-containing protein, giving the protein MTKFLLKTFFILTVLLFGIVFGIHHANEGTLSLFGKNDVVETTVEVTPSPSPGKVEAEPVEQLPIELTNKEQAKDKPEVTTKELLEKQQRATDVGAFNFYSELGSSIGDILEMIVSHTVSAITGLIHGWLNK
- a CDS encoding stage II sporulation protein P gives rise to the protein MRKKQFHGLTISINRTSLRKVAVFIIVGIMAVFIFTGMLTSIDPGYGMASSTVHNWTTQMNGENLVYLMGMQNKYFQQALPEDSEPPDLSSLAFEVLTSINPDDPRSLLGRELPGFALFDANIIVAGEGSDYTNMPIESAPPMEVLMAEREASTTAFEGLDKPTDQQSQPEMTTGDRKVVHIIHSHTRESFLPELKGVTNPNEAWHSEVNISLVGERLGQSLQNHGIGTDVDKTDIQSILTQRDWSYPRSYDASREFVKEAIAENDQLEFFFDLHRDSLLRDKTTVTINGEHYARIYFVIGRDNRNKDHNLKLAKDLHHRLEQKYPGLSRGVVEMGGIGRNGVYNQDLSNNSILIEFGGVENSVEEAFRSADAFAEVFSDFYWEQAKVSSD
- the gpr gene encoding GPR endopeptidase, whose protein sequence is MTEKDLDLSLYNVRTDLAVEAHEIVQEEEQKKAPAKERRTIEGVIVKEREQDGVKITRVEITDQGAERLGKKAGRYLTFETQGIRKKDTALQEKVESVFAREFNLFLSELGITKEASCLVVGLGNWNVTPDALGPIAVENLLITKHLFALAPEQVDDGFRSVSAIAPGVMGITGIETSDIIHGVIEKTKPDFVIAIDALASRSIERVNTTIQVSDTGIHPGSGVGNKRKELSKETLGIPVIAVGIPTVVDAVSITSDTIDFVLKHFGREMKEGGKPSRALTPAGMMFGEQRQLTDEDLPDESKRQTILGMIGNLEDEEKRQLIREVLAPLGHNLMVTPKEIDVFIDDMANVLAMGLNAALHGEVDQENVGSYTH
- the rpsT gene encoding 30S ribosomal protein S20; this encodes MPNIKSAIKRVKTNDKRRVQNASQKSALRTAIKNFEAKVAANEAEAATEAFVAAAKKLDKAASKGLIHKNAASRQKSRLQKQLNEVSA